Part of the Thermodesulforhabdaceae bacterium genome is shown below.
GGCTGCAGCTCGGGGAGTGCCTATAATGTCCGAGGAAACATTCTGTTCTTCTGAGTATATCAGATAGCCTTCAGGATATCGCTTCATTGCTTCTTTGTAAATGTTATTGATGGTTTCGCGATTTACGGGATTGGTGAAACTTTCATCCTGAATCAAGACTACAAGAATGATAAGTGAGCCAGTTGTTAAGGGGACGCGAACTGATTCGGCAATAAAACCAATGTTTTTCATCTCCGGTATAACGAAAGCTAAAGCCTTTGCGGCGCCGGTGGTAGTTAGTATAATGTTGTTAGAAACAGATCGAGTCTTTCTAAGATCGGTTGCGCCAGCTTTAGGAAGTCTATCGAGGACTGCTTGAGAACCGGTTGCAGCGTGAACAGTTGCCATGGACGCCGAAAGGATGCGTTGGGCACCAAAATGGTCAATAAGTGGCTTCATCATGTAGGCAAGACATGTGGTTGTGCAGGATGCAGCGGAAATGATGACATGCTTTTTATGATCATAGGCGTAGTCATTTATACCAACAACCGTGGTTATGGTATCTTCAGGGAAGGATTTACTCTTATCTTTTATTTTGAATGGGGCGGAGAGTATAACCTTTTTGGCTCCTGCAACAAGATGCCCTCTTAAAGAACCCTTTGGATCATCCGGAGGAGTCGTAGGATCAAGGAAAACACCAGTAGCATCTACAACAATTTCAACATTGTGATCTCGCCATCCAATATC
Proteins encoded:
- a CDS encoding glyceraldehyde 3-phosphate dehydrogenase NAD-binding domain-containing protein — its product is MSDEKFVPQSLGINGLGRIGKLSLWHHVERQYFSELVINVGRDVGKGLEDLAEYIEKDSTYGSLHNFIYGCRAKRIIEEINDKEGTMKINGVKVKVLRKHRNPSDIGWRDHNVEIVVDATGVFLDPTTPPDDPKGSLRGHLVAGAKKVILSAPFKIKDKSKSFPEDTITTVVGINDYAYDHKKHVIISAASCTTTCLAYMMKPLIDHFGAQRILSASMATVHAATGSQAVLDRLPKAGATDLRKTRSVSNNIILTTTGAAKALAFVIPEMKNIGFIAESVRVPLTTGSLIILVVLIQDESFTNPVNRETINNIYKEAMKRYPEGYLIYSEEQNVSSDIIGTPRAAAIIEGTETHTRTAAVRFDIDEILRTGATSGMEVPPTEEEIQTQTASIIMEKGKRILQIPVTQAVIYGWYDNELGSYTNMLGDRTVMVAKMMRQ